ATGATGTGTGTTTTTCCTGTCATTTTCCGCTTCTCCTTTATCTTTTGCAAAAAATCTCTGAATTACAAATATAGCAAGAGAATGTATGTTTGATCAACAGGACTTTGAACGATAAAACATTTCTCGTATAATTTTTTGAGAAAAAGGCATCTTAATCATGTACCTATTTTCTAAAAGAGGTGATTCGAATGGATTTCTTTAATAAAGATAAAGGAAAACGTTCTGAAAAAGAAAAAAACGTCATTCAGGGAGCTCTTGAAGATGCGGGTTCAGCCTTAAAAGATGATCCGCTTCAAGAAGCAGTGCAAAAAAAGAAAAATAATCGATAATCACATGCGGATAGGGCTAGGGCTCTATCCGTATTTCCATCTGTTCCCTTTGACAGATCATCCTTTCTTTGATAACCTTCTGGGAGTAACTGAATCATTAAATCCTCACTCTTTCTCAGTGAGGTAGAGGTTGCGCGGATGATGAGTAGCACATGCCAGGCTGACAGGAGCTGTTTAACATGTGTAAAAGGCATCAGCGCCGAAGTGTGGAGAAAGCCGATCCTTTCTCTATGCTGGGACTGTATCTGAATAAGTGCAGGACTGCCGCGTGCTTTTTCGCGGAGGGCTATCCGGAGATCAAGGGTGTGTGTTTCTTTAAGCATGGACTTTTGTTCAGGCTTTTTTTGCGTTTACATGATCTCGGGGTCTGGTCCGTACAAAGAATCATGGAGGTACTGGAATGGAACAGACGAAAAAATGGGGTTTTTGGTTATTAACGGCGTTTGTCGTTGGAAATATGGTTGGATCGGGAATTTTCTCCTTGCCGAGCTCGCTTGCTTCAATCGCGAGTCCGTTTGGCGCCACGTCCGCTTGGCTTTTGACAGGTGCCGGCGTGCTGATGATTGCACTTGTCTTCGGACACTTGTCCATCCGCAAGCCTGAACTGAAAGCGGGACCGCAGAGTTATGCAAGGGCGCTGTTCTCTGATCCGAAAAAAGGGAACGCGGCCGGTTTCACAATGGTATGGGGCTACTGGGTGGCGAGCTGGATCAGTAACGTGGCGATTATCACAAGTCTCGCAGG
The Bacillus vallismortis genome window above contains:
- the sspJ gene encoding small acid-soluble spore protein SspJ, with translation MDFFNKDKGKRSEKEKNVIQGALEDAGSALKDDPLQEAVQKKKNNR